The sequence CGCCGTTCGGCCCGATCAGGGCGTGCAGCTCTCCGGCGTGGACCTGGATCGAGGCATCCGTCAGCACCGGCGCCGGCGAGCCCGCCGGGGTCACCGTCACGTTCCTCGCCTCCAGCCGCACGGCTCCGGCGGCCGTGCTCGCGACGACGCTCACGCCCAGCCCCCCGCTCGACGGCGCGTGCGCACCAGCAGCCACAGGAAGAACGGACCGCCCACGAGCGACGTGATCATGCCGATCGGCAGGTCGGCGAGCGGCACCGCGGTGCGGGCGACGAGGTCGGCGACGGCGATCAGCAGCGCGCCGCCGAGCGCGCTCGAGAGGACGAGCGGGAGGTGGGCCGGCCCGGCCGCCATGCGCATGAGGTGGGGGACGACGAGTCCGACGAAGCCGATGATGCCGGCGAACGACACCGCCGCGCACACGAGCAGCGCGACCATCACGATCACCGTGACCCGCAGCAGCTCGACCCGCATGCCCAGGTGGCGTGCGGTGCGCTCGCCGAGGGCGAAGAGGTCGAGCCGCCGTGCGACCAGGAGCGATGCCGCGACCCCGGCCGCGACCAGCGGCGCGACCAGCGCGATGTTCTGCCACAGTGCGCCGTTGAGGCTGCCCAGCTGCCAGAACACGATCTGCTCGCGGGTCGAGGTCGTGCCGATGAAGGTGAGGTACGCCAGGCCCGCCCCGGCGATCGCGTTGACGGCGATGCCGGTGAGCAGCAGCGTCACGACCTCGGTGCGTCCGCCCGACCGGCTGACGAGGTACACCGAGAACACCGCCACGAGGCCGCCGGCGAACGCGAAGCCCGGCGTCGTCCAGAGGCCGAACGCGGTGAGGCCGAAGGTCAGGCTCGCGGCGGCGCCGAGCGCGGCGCCGGACGAGACGCCCACCACGGCGGCATCGGCGAGCGGATTGCCGAAGATCGCCTGCATCAGCACGCCCGACACCGCGAGCGCCGCACCGACCAGCAGCCCCAGCACGATGCGGGGAAGGCGGATGTCGAGGATCACGCCTGCGGCGGTCGCGGCATCCGGAGCCCATGCCGTCGGAAGGCCGAGGGCCTCGAGCAGCACGCCGATGACGTCGGTCGGCGACAGCGCGTACTGCCCGAGTCCGAGCGAGACGACCACGGTCGCCGCGAGCGCGATGAGGAGCGCGACGACGACCACCGCGAACCGCGATCCGCGGTTCCCGGCGGGGACTGCGGTGACGACCTCGCTCGTCACGGCGCCGGGATGGCCGCGCGCGATGCGCCTGCCGCAGCCGACGCGTGGGGCGCCGGGGACGATTCCGGCGCGTAGACCGCACGGGCGAGCGCCCGTATGACCTCGGCCGTGCGCGGCCCGAAGCTCAGGACCTCGGCGTCGGCCATGTCGACCACGCGCCGATTCGCGCCCGCCGGGGTCTGCGCGAGCGCGGGGATGCGCTCGACGAGCCCGTCGACGCCGCCGACCGAGGCGAGTCCGTCGGTCATCATCACGAGCACATCGGGCTGCGCCGCGACGAGCGCCTCGGCGCTCATCGGCTTCATCCCCTCCC comes from Microbacterium cremeum and encodes:
- a CDS encoding FecCD family ABC transporter permease; this translates as MTSEVVTAVPAGNRGSRFAVVVVALLIALAATVVVSLGLGQYALSPTDVIGVLLEALGLPTAWAPDAATAAGVILDIRLPRIVLGLLVGAALAVSGVLMQAIFGNPLADAAVVGVSSGAALGAAASLTFGLTAFGLWTTPGFAFAGGLVAVFSVYLVSRSGGRTEVVTLLLTGIAVNAIAGAGLAYLTFIGTTSTREQIVFWQLGSLNGALWQNIALVAPLVAAGVAASLLVARRLDLFALGERTARHLGMRVELLRVTVIVMVALLVCAAVSFAGIIGFVGLVVPHLMRMAAGPAHLPLVLSSALGGALLIAVADLVARTAVPLADLPIGMITSLVGGPFFLWLLVRTRRRAGGWA